The genomic window ACCAATCTGCTGAATTACGATTTAAACGGACTGACCCATCATTTTGCCGAGATGGGCGAAAAACCGTTCCGCGCCAAACAAGTCATGCGCTGGATCCACCAAGCCGGTGCGCAAAGTTTCGATGAAATGACCGATTTGGCAAAATCCCTACGCCTGAAACTCAACGAACAGGCAAGCGTGGATGTGCCTAAACTAATGATGGCGCAAGAATCCGCCGATGGGACGCGCAAATGGCTGTTGGATGTAGGAACGGGCAACGGCGTGGAAACAGTGTTTATCCCCGAAGCAGAACGCGGTACGTTGTGTATTTCCTCGCAAGTCGGCTGCGCATTGGAATGCACCTTCTGCTCTACCGGCCGCCAAGGTTTCAACCGTAATCTGACCGCTGCCGAAATCATTGGGCAACTGTGGTGGGCAAATAAAGCAATGGGCGTTACGCCGAAAAACGAACGCGTGATTTCCAATGTAGTCATGATGGGCATGGGCGAGCCAATGGCGAACTTTGATAATGTCGTTACTGCGCTGAGCATTATGCTGGACGATCATGGCTACGGCCTCAGCCGCCGCCGCGTTACCGTTTCTACATCGGGTATGGTGCCGCAAATGGACAGGCTGCGCGATGCGATGCCTGTTGCGCTGGCAGTATCCCTTCATGCTTCCAACGACGAAGTACGCGATCAAATCGTTCCGCTGAATAAAAAATATCCGTTGAAAGAGTTGATGGCGGCATGCCAACGCTATTTGGTCAAAGCACCAAGAGATTTCATTACTTTTGAATACGTTATGTTGGACGGAATCAATGACAAAGCGCAACATGCGCGCGAACTGATTGAGCTGGTAAAAGACGTACCGTGCAAATTCAATCTGATTCCGTTCAATCCTTTCCCCAATTCCGGCTACGAACGCTCTACCAATGAAAATATCCGCGTTTTCCGCGATATTTTGCAGCAGGCAGGATTCGTGGTAACCGTCCGCAAAACACGTGGCGACGATATTGACGCAGCTTGCGGTCAATTGGCAGGACAAGTACAAGATAAAACACGCCGCCAACAAAAATGGCAGCAGATTTTGGTTGAACAACAGAGCTGATTATGAAACTGAACATTTGGCAACCCATTATTTTAACTTTGGTTTTGGGCGCATGCGCCGGCCCGAAAGGTCCAAGCAGAGCGGAACGTGCGACACAGGTCGCCAATATCAAAACCCAGTTGGCTATCGAATACATGCGCGGGGGCGATTACCGTCAAGCAACGGTCAGTATTGAAGAGGCATTGAAAGCGGACAGCAGCAATGAAGATGCATGGCTGGTTCGCGCACAAATCTATCAATATCTCAAAGTGCGCGAAAAGGCGCAGGAAAGCTTCCAAAAAGCCCTATCCTTGAAACCTGACAATGCGGAAATCAACAATAACTACGGCTGGTTCTTGTGCAGCGAGATGAATAATCCTGCCCAGTCCATCAGTTATTTTGACAAAGCCCTGGCCGATCCGACTTATCCTTCTCCGTTTATCGCCAACCTCAACAAGGGCATTTGCAGCGCGAAGATGGGACAATATTCGCTGGCAGAAGCTTATCTCGAACGCTCTTTGGCTGCGCAACCTCAATTCCCGCCTGCGTTTAAAGAATTGGCAAGGACCAAAATGCTGGCAGGCAATTTAAACGAAGCGGACTATTATTTCCGTCAATACCAAAGCAAAGTCGATGTCTTGCAGGCAGATGATTTGCTGCTGGGTTGGAAATTGGCGACTGCTTTGGGCAATAGCCAGGCAGCCTACGAATACGAAGCCCAGCTAAGGGCAAACTTCCCCTACTCGGAACAATTACAGGCGGCAACCACAGGTAAGTAACCACATGGAAAATCAAAAGAAAAACGAATACGACATTCAAACTGCCCAATCATTGGGAGATGAGCTGAGACAACTCAGACAAAAATCAGGTTGGGATATTGACGAAGTAGCGCGACGGTTGAAACTGTCTGCCGAACAAATTGAAGCGCTCGAAAAAGGAGACTATTCTTTCTTTTCAGGATTGGTCTTCGTTATGGGCTATCTGCGTTCTTATGCCCGTCTGTTGAAAATCGATGAAACAACCATTACGGGTCGTCTGAAAGCCATTTCCGCGCCGGAAGAAGACCATGTCTATCTGGTAGACCGCAAACAAAATACCGGCTTAAACTACCAAGATGGTGAAAAAGTCGGTTTTCCCAAATGGGTTTTGGGCATGGCGGCGCTCATCCTGCTTGGCGGCGGTATTTATGTTTGGCAAAGCAAGTCCAATCATGAAAACGAACAACAAGTCGCGCAAAACAGCGATGCAGTACGCAACAGTATGCAGACGCCGGATTTGAAAAAAGAAAATGTTGCCGTTTCCAATATGGCAGAAAACGGCAAACAAGAAATATCCAATGCCGAAAAAGCAGCTTCAAGTGTCGCCGAATCCGAAGCAGCGGCATCTGAACCTGAAGTCAACGTCGATTCAGACGAGCTTTGGATTAAAGTCCAATACCGAAGCAATCTGATTATCACCGACAAGAAAGGTACCATGATTTTCAGCCGGATCATTCCCGCAGGCAGTGAAAAACGCTTTAAAGGCGGGGCGCCTTACAACGTTTGGATCGGCATTGCCGCAGGTGCGCAAGCCAATTACGGCGGAACGCCCATCCAGCTGATACAATACCGCGCCGCAGGTGAAAAATCCGCTTCATTTGTAGCAGGAAAAAAATAAAGATGAACACACCCAAACGCCGCCAAACCCATCAAGTACAAATCGATCATCTCACCGTCGGTTCGGATGCCCCCGTTGTCGTGCAATCGATGACCAATACCGACACCGCAGATGCTAAAGCAACCGCCCTGCAAGTCAAAGAATTGAGCGATGCAGGCTCAGAAATGGTGCGCATTAC from Neisseria sp. DTU_2020_1000833_1_SI_GRL_NUU_006 includes these protein-coding regions:
- the pilW gene encoding type IV pilus biogenesis/stability protein PilW codes for the protein MKLNIWQPIILTLVLGACAGPKGPSRAERATQVANIKTQLAIEYMRGGDYRQATVSIEEALKADSSNEDAWLVRAQIYQYLKVREKAQESFQKALSLKPDNAEINNNYGWFLCSEMNNPAQSISYFDKALADPTYPSPFIANLNKGICSAKMGQYSLAEAYLERSLAAQPQFPPAFKELARTKMLAGNLNEADYYFRQYQSKVDVLQADDLLLGWKLATALGNSQAAYEYEAQLRANFPYSEQLQAATTGK
- a CDS encoding DUF4115 domain-containing protein; this translates as MENQKKNEYDIQTAQSLGDELRQLRQKSGWDIDEVARRLKLSAEQIEALEKGDYSFFSGLVFVMGYLRSYARLLKIDETTITGRLKAISAPEEDHVYLVDRKQNTGLNYQDGEKVGFPKWVLGMAALILLGGGIYVWQSKSNHENEQQVAQNSDAVRNSMQTPDLKKENVAVSNMAENGKQEISNAEKAASSVAESEAAASEPEVNVDSDELWIKVQYRSNLIITDKKGTMIFSRIIPAGSEKRFKGGAPYNVWIGIAAGAQANYGGTPIQLIQYRAAGEKSASFVAGKK
- the rlmN gene encoding 23S rRNA (adenine(2503)-C(2))-methyltransferase RlmN, whose amino-acid sequence is MKTNLLNYDLNGLTHHFAEMGEKPFRAKQVMRWIHQAGAQSFDEMTDLAKSLRLKLNEQASVDVPKLMMAQESADGTRKWLLDVGTGNGVETVFIPEAERGTLCISSQVGCALECTFCSTGRQGFNRNLTAAEIIGQLWWANKAMGVTPKNERVISNVVMMGMGEPMANFDNVVTALSIMLDDHGYGLSRRRVTVSTSGMVPQMDRLRDAMPVALAVSLHASNDEVRDQIVPLNKKYPLKELMAACQRYLVKAPRDFITFEYVMLDGINDKAQHARELIELVKDVPCKFNLIPFNPFPNSGYERSTNENIRVFRDILQQAGFVVTVRKTRGDDIDAACGQLAGQVQDKTRRQQKWQQILVEQQS